From a single Clostridium isatidis genomic region:
- the flgK gene encoding flagellar hook-associated protein FlgK yields the protein MSGLFSTFNIAKRGMSVQQKSIDVTSHNIANANTVGYSRQRANIVTSTPYTSESGVGQIGTGAQISTIERIRDTFLDYQVRNETSILGKYQVRENFLYEVESILNEPSDTGLSSLIGSFFDAFQELSKQPNSSNSRTVVAQKTLALTDALNSTYRQLEALQLNAQDQLRHTVTSINSLLNQLDRVNQEIINVTVSRNTPNDLMDKRDLLIDELSSKFGIVVEREEFNGINLKPTDTGKVKSNLLVNSSPNGDVARFSYITSVDKDESDPSGTTFIVTYYKNGDMSSESNKQTLKITGINEAKAEEILSKRIIWSNKDGQAIRGDGHPIKDGDTVSFEHLMLFEPSAGSVNGLYSVQKDIQDYMNQLDKLAKAIALAVNGIHSGKADASEDTLPFFVNKDVAKYDASGNLDNIGDTLLAEEKISAKNITINEEILNDVMKIKAGKTEDSGEGDGTRALAIAQLRNGKLRIQDINESVKTRLQLLDGNLKEDGLGLINSKDGMSLDSYFKDTIDRIGVQTQEATRMVINQEDLLYSIEETRASVSGVSLDEEMANLIQFQHAYNANAKIIATIDELLEVVINGLRR from the coding sequence GTGTCAGGATTATTTTCAACATTTAATATAGCTAAAAGAGGAATGTCAGTTCAGCAAAAAAGTATTGATGTAACATCACATAATATTGCAAATGCCAATACTGTAGGATATTCAAGGCAAAGAGCTAATATTGTTACGTCAACACCTTATACTTCTGAAAGTGGAGTTGGTCAAATAGGTACTGGCGCACAAATAAGTACAATTGAAAGAATAAGAGATACATTTTTAGACTATCAAGTAAGAAATGAAACTTCTATTTTAGGAAAGTACCAAGTTAGAGAAAACTTTCTATATGAAGTAGAAAGTATACTTAATGAACCATCTGATACAGGTTTATCAAGTCTAATAGGAAGTTTTTTTGATGCTTTCCAAGAACTTTCTAAGCAGCCTAATAGTTCAAACTCAAGAACAGTGGTTGCACAAAAAACTTTAGCTTTAACAGATGCATTAAATTCAACTTATAGACAGTTAGAAGCCTTGCAGTTAAATGCACAAGATCAGTTAAGACATACAGTTACGAGTATTAATAGTCTTTTAAATCAATTAGATAGGGTAAATCAAGAAATAATTAATGTAACGGTATCTCGTAATACACCAAATGACTTAATGGATAAAAGAGACTTACTTATAGATGAGTTAAGCAGTAAATTTGGTATTGTAGTTGAAAGGGAAGAGTTTAACGGTATAAATTTAAAACCAACAGATACAGGAAAGGTAAAGTCAAATCTATTAGTTAATTCCAGTCCTAATGGAGATGTTGCTAGATTTTCTTATATAACTAGTGTGGATAAAGATGAAAGTGATCCTTCAGGTACAACATTTATAGTGACTTATTACAAAAATGGAGATATGAGCAGTGAAAGTAATAAGCAAACATTAAAAATTACAGGAATTAATGAGGCTAAAGCTGAAGAAATATTAAGTAAGAGAATTATTTGGTCCAATAAAGATGGGCAAGCTATAAGGGGAGACGGTCATCCAATAAAAGATGGAGATACTGTATCATTTGAACATCTTATGTTATTTGAACCATCTGCAGGTAGTGTCAATGGTCTATATTCAGTTCAAAAAGATATACAAGATTATATGAATCAACTCGATAAATTAGCCAAGGCAATAGCATTAGCGGTAAATGGTATTCATAGTGGAAAAGCAGATGCTTCTGAAGACACATTGCCTTTCTTTGTAAATAAAGATGTTGCTAAATATGATGCTTCGGGTAATCTTGACAATATTGGAGATACCTTATTAGCAGAAGAAAAAATTTCAGCTAAAAATATTACTATAAATGAGGAAATATTAAATGACGTAATGAAGATTAAGGCAGGTAAGACAGAGGATTCAGGTGAAGGAGATGGAACAAGGGCTTTAGCAATAGCACAACTAAGAAATGGAAAACTTAGAATTCAAGATATAAATGAATCAGTAAAAACTAGATTACAATTACTAGATGGAAACTTAAAAGAAGATGGACTTGGATTAATTAATTCTAAAGATGGTATGAGTTTAGATTCCTATTTTAAAGACACTATCGATAGGATAGGGGTTCAAACTCAAGAAGCAACAAGAATGGTAATAAATCAAGAAGATTTATTGTATAGTATTGAAGAAACTAGAGCATCAGTTTCAGGAGTTTCCTTAGATGAGGAAATGGCAAATTTAATTCAATTCCAACATGCTTATAATGCAAATGCAAAGATAATTGCAACAATAGATGAACTTTTAGAAGTTGTAATAAATGGATTAAGAAGATAG
- a CDS encoding flagellar protein FlgN gives MVEELKKILIEEERELKGLLDLLDKQYELTIKKEIYALESIVEDIISKNKDVAETEVKRRKLLGNNSISDVVINSQDKELDEIYRRIQKLLNEIKLQKDTNEILIKQQLSFTNKILSLINPKRNVTTYNSYGNIKR, from the coding sequence ATGGTAGAAGAATTAAAGAAAATTCTTATTGAAGAAGAACGAGAATTAAAAGGTTTATTAGATTTACTTGATAAACAATATGAATTAACCATTAAAAAGGAAATTTATGCTTTAGAATCTATAGTGGAAGATATAATATCAAAAAACAAAGATGTAGCAGAAACTGAAGTTAAAAGAAGAAAGTTGTTAGGAAACAACTCAATTAGTGATGTTGTTATAAATTCTCAAGATAAGGAATTGGATGAAATATATAGAAGAATTCAAAAATTACTAAATGAAATTAAGCTTCAAAAAGATACTAACGAAATATTAATAAAACAACAATTGAGTTTTACAAATAAAATTCTTAGTTTAATAAATCCAAAGAGAAATGTAACAACGTATAATTCCTATGGAAATATTAAAAGATAA
- a CDS encoding flagellar biosynthesis anti-sigma factor FlgM → MNIKGIGYTSGINQYNRVSSNKISKLEKREVSDRIELSQEAKILKNYAIDESAFDNSQKVLEIKNKLQNGTYDINGRLLAQSLLDTMRGK, encoded by the coding sequence ATGAACATTAAAGGAATAGGATATACGAGCGGAATAAATCAATATAATAGGGTTTCTTCTAATAAAATAAGTAAATTAGAAAAAAGAGAAGTGTCTGATAGAATAGAATTGTCTCAGGAAGCAAAGATATTAAAAAATTATGCCATAGATGAGAGTGCATTTGACAACAGTCAAAAAGTATTAGAAATTAAAAACAAGCTTCAAAATGGTACTTATGATATAAACGGAAGACTTTTGGCGCAAAGTCTATTAGATACTATGAGAGGAAAATAA
- the fliY gene encoding flagellar motor switch phosphatase FliY encodes MSNGFLTQEEIDSLLNGNVGGNVENNEPEIISDIEKDLLGEIGNISMGSASTALYQLTNKQVNITTPRVKVTTLREIKESFKYPNIILDVEYTSGIMGRNILIMQTNDAAVIANLMMGGDGNVNSTELSELEISAVQEAMNQMIGSAATSMATMFSREVNISPPKSKIWKSITESITEEIPEDDPIIEVKFDLTIEGLLNSSMMQILPIETGKKIVAIMTGEEQEEAAITTENHTEPEKTEVYNKSTEIYEKPIEIQEESREERSARKDEKPVEVHKASFGELKQGTVGESHRNLDLILDVPLNISVVLGRTQKSIKEILDLSTGSLIELDKLAEEPVEILVNGKKIAFGEVVVVDENFGVRITSIVSSAERIKSLKD; translated from the coding sequence TTGAGTAACGGTTTTTTAACCCAGGAAGAAATAGATTCATTGCTTAACGGTAATGTGGGAGGTAATGTGGAAAACAATGAACCTGAAATAATATCAGATATAGAAAAAGATTTACTTGGAGAAATTGGAAATATATCAATGGGTTCAGCATCAACGGCTCTTTATCAACTTACTAATAAGCAAGTAAATATAACAACACCAAGAGTTAAAGTAACAACCTTAAGGGAAATTAAGGAAAGCTTTAAATATCCAAATATTATTTTGGATGTTGAATATACTTCGGGTATTATGGGACGAAATATTTTGATCATGCAAACAAATGATGCAGCAGTTATAGCCAATTTAATGATGGGTGGAGATGGTAATGTAAATAGTACCGAATTATCAGAACTTGAAATTAGTGCTGTGCAAGAAGCAATGAACCAAATGATAGGATCAGCAGCAACCTCAATGGCAACCATGTTTTCAAGGGAAGTTAATATTTCTCCTCCAAAGTCAAAAATATGGAAATCAATAACTGAAAGCATAACAGAAGAAATTCCAGAAGACGATCCTATAATTGAGGTTAAATTTGATTTAACAATTGAAGGTTTATTAAATTCTAGTATGATGCAGATTTTACCTATAGAAACAGGAAAGAAAATAGTGGCAATAATGACTGGAGAGGAACAAGAAGAAGCTGCAATTACTACAGAAAATCATACAGAGCCAGAAAAAACCGAAGTTTATAATAAATCTACTGAAATATATGAAAAACCTATTGAAATTCAAGAAGAGAGTAGGGAAGAGAGAAGCGCAAGAAAAGATGAAAAGCCTGTTGAAGTACATAAAGCTAGTTTTGGAGAGCTTAAACAAGGTACTGTTGGTGAATCCCATAGAAATCTTGATTTAATATTAGATGTACCTTTAAATATTTCTGTAGTGTTAGGAAGAACCCAGAAAAGCATAAAAGAAATATTAGATTTAAGTACAGGTTCATTAATTGAATTAGATAAATTAGCAGAAGAACCAGTTGAGATATTGGTAAATGGCAAAAAGATAGCTTTTGGTGAAGTTGTGGTAGTAGATGAAAACTTTGGTGTAAGGATAACTAGCATTGTAAGTAGTGCTGAAAGAATAAAGTCTTTAAAAGATTAA
- the fliM gene encoding flagellar motor switch protein FliM, with product MAEVLSQSEIDALLSALSAGDVEPEQLKEKEEKHRVKKYDFRSPQKFSKEHIRTLEMVHDSFARIVSNYLSGQLRKHVKMEIQTVEQITYEEFIHSIPNPTVLTIFSMPPLQGNILLEMNPEFSYQILDILLGGEGKRKTKLKDFSEIDKNILSSITSEMINSMKLAWEDIIEVKPQFEVLETNPAASQTLAPNEAVALLSFSVELGKSTTYMNLCIPYLSVEKILDKLIVQYWFKNDNSEVDTDAREKIMAGIEPAKVNLHVELGETEITLNDFLKLVKGDVLVLNTQYNSPVRVFVEDEECFIAKPGIIGKNLGVEILDITDKDVIEIE from the coding sequence ATGGCAGAGGTTTTATCACAAAGTGAAATAGATGCTTTATTATCTGCCTTATCTGCAGGTGATGTTGAGCCAGAGCAGCTTAAAGAGAAAGAAGAAAAACATAGAGTCAAAAAATATGACTTTAGAAGTCCTCAGAAATTCTCTAAAGAACATATTAGAACTCTAGAAATGGTACATGATTCCTTTGCCAGAATTGTAAGTAATTATTTATCTGGACAATTAAGGAAACATGTAAAGATGGAAATTCAAACTGTAGAGCAGATAACCTATGAGGAATTTATTCATTCAATCCCTAATCCTACTGTATTAACAATATTTAGTATGCCACCGTTACAAGGTAATATATTGCTTGAGATGAATCCTGAATTTTCATATCAGATATTAGATATACTTTTAGGTGGAGAAGGAAAAAGAAAAACAAAATTAAAAGATTTTTCTGAAATAGATAAGAATATTTTATCTAGTATTACGTCGGAAATGATAAATTCAATGAAATTAGCCTGGGAGGATATTATAGAGGTTAAACCACAATTTGAGGTTCTTGAAACTAACCCGGCAGCTAGTCAAACCTTAGCACCTAATGAAGCTGTAGCTTTACTTAGCTTTTCTGTAGAACTAGGCAAAAGCACAACATATATGAATTTATGTATTCCTTATTTAAGCGTGGAAAAAATATTAGATAAATTGATTGTTCAATATTGGTTTAAAAATGACAACTCAGAAGTTGATACAGATGCAAGAGAAAAGATTATGGCTGGAATTGAGCCTGCTAAGGTTAATCTTCATGTTGAGCTTGGAGAGACTGAAATCACTTTAAATGATTTCTTAAAACTTGTAAAAGGAGATGTTTTAGTATTAAACACTCAGTATAATAGTCCTGTTAGAGTTTTTGTTGAGGATGAAGAATGTTTTATTGCTAAACCAGGTATTATTGGAAAAAACTTAGGAGTAGAAATATTAGATATTACAGATAAGGATGTGATTGAGATTGAGTAA
- a CDS encoding chemotaxis protein CheW has product MQYVVFKLGEEHFAVETAKILSINDMMKITPVPKAPVHIKGLINLRGSIKSLVDINLLLNIEANENQNNIIILKVNEEEIGIIVDDVEEVIDIDEYKLQKLETQNIEDYIKGVIELDNRLLTIIDIEKLLNQ; this is encoded by the coding sequence ATGCAATATGTAGTATTTAAACTGGGGGAGGAGCATTTTGCAGTTGAGACAGCTAAGATATTAAGTATAAATGATATGATGAAAATAACACCAGTACCTAAAGCTCCTGTTCATATAAAAGGATTAATTAATTTAAGAGGAAGCATAAAATCATTAGTTGATATTAATTTGCTGTTGAATATAGAAGCAAATGAAAATCAAAATAACATAATAATACTAAAAGTAAATGAAGAAGAAATTGGAATCATCGTAGATGATGTTGAAGAAGTTATAGATATAGATGAATATAAACTTCAAAAGCTAGAAACTCAAAATATAGAAGATTATATAAAAGGAGTTATTGAATTAGACAATAGATTATTAACAATAATAGATATTGAAAAGTTACTAAACCAATAG
- a CDS encoding response regulator, producing the protein MTRVLIVDDASFMRMMIKDILQKNGFEVVAEGSNGVEAVELYKKERPDIVTMDITMPDMDGIEAVKQIRAFDPNAKIIMCSAMGQQSMVMDAIKSGAKDFIVKPFQADRVLEAIRKVVG; encoded by the coding sequence ATGACAAGAGTTTTAATAGTTGACGATGCATCTTTTATGAGAATGATGATAAAGGACATTTTACAAAAGAATGGATTTGAAGTTGTAGCAGAAGGATCTAATGGTGTAGAAGCCGTAGAATTATATAAAAAAGAAAGACCAGATATTGTTACAATGGATATTACAATGCCTGATATGGATGGAATTGAAGCAGTTAAACAAATAAGAGCTTTTGATCCAAATGCAAAAATCATTATGTGTTCTGCAATGGGACAACAATCAATGGTTATGGATGCAATAAAATCAGGAGCAAAGGACTTCATAGTTAAGCCATTCCAAGCGGATAGGGTATTAGAAGCTATTAGAAAAGTTGTTGGATAA
- a CDS encoding chemotaxis protein CheC — MEYKNLTSFQLDALKEVTNIGAGNSATSLSMLLGTKIDMSVPNINLIEFEELLNSYKENEVVAVLVKVFDDIPGSILYVFEKDVALKMISKMISKDEASLTEMGVSVISEIGNIIASSFMNSIASFTNLKATVSVPAVANDMLSAILVTTFVETGQYQEYVLDIETLFIGYGEDKIEGHFYFVPTPGSLEKILEALGIK, encoded by the coding sequence ATGGAGTATAAAAATTTGACTTCATTTCAGTTGGATGCTTTAAAAGAAGTGACCAATATTGGAGCTGGCAATTCTGCAACATCATTATCAATGCTTTTAGGCACCAAAATAGATATGTCAGTACCAAATATAAATTTGATAGAGTTTGAAGAATTGCTCAATAGTTATAAGGAAAATGAAGTTGTAGCAGTTTTGGTTAAAGTTTTTGATGATATTCCAGGAAGTATACTTTATGTATTTGAGAAAGATGTAGCATTAAAAATGATTTCTAAAATGATATCAAAAGATGAAGCGTCCTTGACAGAAATGGGAGTATCTGTGATATCGGAAATAGGTAATATCATTGCCTCGTCTTTTATGAATTCAATTGCAAGTTTTACAAATTTAAAAGCGACAGTTTCTGTTCCGGCTGTAGCTAATGATATGTTAAGTGCTATATTAGTTACAACCTTTGTTGAAACTGGACAATATCAAGAATATGTTTTAGATATAGAAACTTTATTTATTGGTTATGGAGAGGACAAAATAGAAGGGCACTTCTATTTTGTACCAACTCCAGGATCATTAGAAAAAATTTTAGAAGCATTAGGAATAAAATAA
- a CDS encoding chemotaxis protein CheA has product MDVSQYMGMFLEESMENLQTLNEALLDLEQNPKNKDKLNEIFRVAHTIKGMAATMGFSNIAELTHKMEDVLSEFREGKLEVTSNVVTILFECLDTLERMVSNIEQGNDEIVDIAKVIKNLESVANEPNINPETEENSKVDSEENNVEAVKTLLNEYDISVLKQGKENGFNGIDIKITLRKDTLLKSARAFLIVQELETQGEIIKSYPSTEDIENEQFDTELYFVLVTVKSKEEIEEMVKNISEVENVVTKYIELKENINKIKEIPKPKEIEKKNIVTNESSKPVKNITKKEKNSKRVPQSVRVDLERIDKLMNMVSELVIYRTRLEQIVIDNKSQELVETIEQVERTTSDLQDLVMKIRMLPLEVVFNRFPRLIRDISVDLKKEINFIIEGSETELDRTVIDEIGEPLIHLLRNAADHGIESREERIAAGKDPVGTIKLVAYQEGTKALIKVEDDGAGINLAKVKAKAEKMGINTEGLSDNDIRNLIFNQGFSTNTEVTDISGRGVGMDVVKTKISALGGTVDVVSEEGKGSSFIIKLPLTLQIIQALLVKVGSETFAISLGYIDKVIDYKEDRIKKTNGEEVIVYRDTIIPLIRLNERLGINKDDNKKKFVIIVKVGDKVVGLLVDSLLGQQEIVIKPLGETLKSLKEYIGATILGNGLVTLILDVAALI; this is encoded by the coding sequence ATGGACGTATCTCAATACATGGGGATGTTTCTTGAAGAATCAATGGAAAATTTACAAACATTAAATGAAGCGCTATTAGATTTGGAGCAAAATCCTAAAAATAAAGACAAATTAAATGAAATATTTAGAGTTGCACATACTATAAAGGGAATGGCTGCAACAATGGGATTTAGTAATATAGCTGAATTAACACATAAGATGGAAGATGTTTTATCTGAGTTCAGAGAAGGAAAGCTAGAAGTAACAAGCAATGTAGTAACAATATTGTTTGAATGTTTAGATACTCTAGAAAGAATGGTAAGTAATATTGAACAAGGAAATGATGAGATAGTTGATATAGCAAAAGTAATAAAGAATTTAGAAAGTGTGGCTAATGAACCAAATATTAATCCAGAAACAGAAGAAAATAGTAAAGTGGATTCTGAAGAAAATAATGTAGAAGCTGTTAAGACATTATTAAATGAATATGATATATCCGTATTGAAGCAAGGAAAAGAAAATGGTTTTAATGGTATAGATATTAAAATAACATTAAGAAAAGATACTTTATTAAAATCAGCTAGAGCCTTTCTAATCGTGCAGGAATTAGAAACTCAAGGAGAAATTATTAAATCTTATCCTTCAACTGAGGATATTGAAAATGAACAATTTGATACAGAATTATATTTCGTTCTTGTTACAGTTAAGAGTAAAGAAGAAATTGAAGAAATGGTTAAAAATATTTCTGAAGTTGAAAATGTAGTAACAAAATACATAGAATTAAAGGAAAATATTAACAAAATAAAAGAAATTCCAAAACCAAAAGAAATAGAAAAGAAAAACATAGTAACTAATGAAAGTAGTAAACCTGTAAAAAATATTACTAAGAAAGAAAAGAATAGTAAAAGGGTACCTCAGTCAGTTAGAGTTGATTTAGAGAGAATTGATAAACTAATGAATATGGTATCTGAGCTTGTAATTTATAGAACAAGACTAGAACAGATTGTTATTGATAATAAGTCGCAAGAATTAGTAGAAACTATTGAGCAAGTAGAAAGAACAACTTCCGACTTGCAGGATTTGGTAATGAAAATAAGAATGCTGCCTTTAGAAGTAGTATTTAATAGATTTCCAAGGTTAATAAGAGACATATCTGTAGATCTTAAAAAAGAAATTAATTTTATTATAGAAGGTTCAGAAACAGAATTAGATAGAACTGTAATTGATGAGATTGGAGAACCATTGATCCACCTTTTAAGAAATGCTGCAGATCATGGTATTGAAAGCAGAGAAGAAAGAATTGCAGCAGGTAAAGATCCGGTAGGAACCATTAAATTAGTTGCTTATCAAGAAGGAACTAAAGCTTTAATAAAAGTAGAAGATGACGGTGCTGGAATAAATCTGGCAAAGGTTAAAGCTAAGGCAGAAAAAATGGGTATAAATACTGAAGGATTAAGCGATAATGATATTAGAAATTTAATTTTTAATCAGGGTTTCAGTACTAATACAGAGGTTACCGACATATCAGGACGTGGGGTAGGAATGGATGTTGTTAAAACAAAGATTTCTGCTTTAGGTGGTACTGTAGATGTAGTTAGTGAAGAAGGCAAAGGATCAAGCTTTATTATAAAATTACCTTTAACACTTCAAATTATACAAGCTCTATTAGTTAAAGTTGGAAGCGAAACTTTTGCTATTTCTTTAGGATACATAGATAAAGTAATAGATTATAAAGAAGATAGAATTAAGAAGACTAATGGGGAAGAAGTAATAGTATATAGAGATACTATTATACCTTTAATTCGATTAAATGAAAGATTAGGTATTAATAAAGATGATAACAAAAAGAAATTTGTTATAATAGTAAAAGTAGGAGACAAGGTAGTTGGATTACTAGTTGATTCCTTGTTGGGACAACAAGAAATTGTAATTAAACCTTTAGGTGAAACATTAAAATCACTAAAAGAATATATAGGTGCTACAATTCTTGGAAATGGCTTAGTTACATTGATTCTTGACGTTGCAGCATTAATCTAG
- a CDS encoding CheR family methyltransferase produces MNFNDFHNWIYKEFKINLHAYKPEQLNRRINSLMSRIGIKTLEEYKKLLLVNEDERQRFFDFITINVTEFFRNPELFKELEENLKKYIQSNNNLKIWSAACSIGCEPYSIAMILNEINPLGRNNIIATDIDMTILKKAMLGEYQITEMKNVSDFYLKKYFKEVNNKFIIDNKIKSMVKFKRHDLILDDYEKGFDLIVCRNVIIYFKNETKKEIFEKFVDSLKKGGLLFVGATESIYNYKDFGLEKVSTFIYRKA; encoded by the coding sequence ATGAATTTTAATGATTTTCACAATTGGATATACAAGGAGTTTAAAATAAATTTGCATGCTTATAAGCCTGAACAATTAAATAGAAGAATAAACAGTTTAATGTCTAGGATAGGAATTAAAACTTTAGAAGAATACAAAAAGTTGCTTCTTGTAAATGAAGATGAAAGACAGCGTTTTTTTGATTTCATAACTATAAATGTTACTGAATTTTTTAGAAATCCAGAATTATTTAAGGAATTAGAAGAAAATCTAAAAAAATATATACAGTCTAATAATAATTTGAAGATATGGAGTGCTGCTTGCTCTATAGGATGCGAGCCTTATAGTATAGCAATGATTCTTAATGAAATAAACCCCTTAGGTAGAAATAATATAATAGCTACAGATATTGACATGACAATATTAAAAAAAGCTATGCTTGGCGAATATCAAATTACTGAAATGAAAAATGTAAGTGATTTCTATCTAAAGAAATATTTTAAAGAGGTTAACAATAAATTTATTATAGATAATAAGATAAAATCCATGGTAAAATTTAAACGACATGATTTAATTTTAGATGATTATGAAAAAGGTTTTGATTTAATTGTATGTAGAAATGTTATTATATACTTTAAAAATGAAACCAAAAAAGAAATATTTGAAAAATTTGTAGATTCTTTAAAAAAGGGTGGATTACTTTTTGTTGGTGCAACTGAAAGTATTTATAATTATAAAGACTTTGGATTAGAAAAAGTATCTACATTTATTTACAGAAAAGCATAA
- a CDS encoding chemotaxis protein CheD — translation MKKLQEKREVRVGIADAAIVSSPDTLITMGLGSCVGVALYDRENKIAGLVHIMLPDSKQFKEIVNPFKYADLGIEKLFFQMLSRGGNKCCITAKIAGGASMFNFTDKRIVSDIGQRNIIATKEAIKRLSIPIIAEDVGGNKGRTMIFDSENGSVIIRSVGNDLKKL, via the coding sequence GTGAAAAAGTTGCAGGAAAAAAGAGAGGTAAGAGTTGGAATAGCTGATGCTGCTATTGTATCTTCCCCGGATACATTAATTACAATGGGTCTTGGTTCTTGTGTAGGAGTTGCTTTATATGATAGAGAAAATAAGATCGCAGGATTAGTACATATAATGTTACCAGATAGCAAACAATTTAAAGAAATAGTAAATCCGTTTAAATATGCAGATTTAGGTATAGAAAAACTTTTTTTTCAAATGTTAAGCAGAGGTGGTAATAAATGTTGTATCACAGCGAAAATAGCTGGAGGGGCTTCAATGTTTAATTTCACTGATAAAAGAATTGTTAGTGATATTGGACAAAGAAATATTATTGCCACAAAAGAGGCTATAAAAAGGCTTTCTATACCAATAATTGCAGAGGATGTTGGTGGTAATAAGGGAAGAACTATGATATTCGATAGTGAAAATGGGTCGGTTATCATAAGAAGTGTAGGAAATGATTTGAAGAAACTATAA
- a CDS encoding chemotaxis protein CheW, with protein sequence MKEIKILVFKLDNEFFATDIMEVERILGYDKPTALPDVPDFFEGVINYEAGVLPIINLAKKFKFKEIQSDDKKIIVVKKEKNKFGILVDSVSEVLSISEEEINASKEISTLISVKYITGIVKKDTNIIMLLNLDKILTLEEEEIIFQG encoded by the coding sequence ATGAAAGAGATAAAGATATTAGTTTTTAAATTAGATAATGAATTTTTTGCTACAGATATTATGGAAGTTGAAAGAATTCTTGGATATGACAAACCTACAGCTCTTCCTGATGTGCCCGATTTCTTTGAAGGTGTGATTAACTATGAAGCAGGAGTATTGCCAATTATAAATCTTGCGAAAAAATTCAAATTTAAAGAAATTCAATCAGATGATAAAAAGATAATAGTAGTAAAAAAGGAAAAAAATAAATTTGGAATTTTAGTAGATAGTGTAAGTGAAGTTTTAAGTATTTCTGAAGAGGAAATAAATGCATCTAAAGAAATTTCAACATTAATATCAGTAAAATATATTACAGGCATTGTAAAAAAAGACACTAATATTATTATGTTATTAAATTTAGATAAAATTTTAACTTTAGAAGAGGAAGAAATAATATTTCAGGGGTGA